The following coding sequences lie in one Arachis ipaensis cultivar K30076 chromosome B05, Araip1.1, whole genome shotgun sequence genomic window:
- the LOC110272022 gene encoding uncharacterized protein LOC110272022 → MAVLENMVAAMQATAEALGQQMNNNGNGGNNENGLMMLSAFMKANPSVPWSEHYKHSRYLKSSVSSLLPISSLGKQCIDDFLVVVREIRDFEEWKCIKYEGGLQSNIFSSVGPMEIRTFSELVNKSRVTKDYVKRAAIEKGSHRGLFYQNRGRSFAPRSQPFKHGGFVPQQTQGQNNFRRPNNNNFPGRRFGKQPLNEQGCARCGSHHLGAPCKADWGLCYSCGKVGHKASNCSEKQRRGTERAQEPVRVFTTSAANELGLKIVVLGYDLKVYNVTHEAMVTRLGCPQVSFRVKQCDFVHDLICLPMTGLDLILGLDWLSKNHVLLDSFEKSLYFMPEESKGPIMGVMLLAASVSVEEQSLEKVPVACEFPKVFPNDIDKFLPAREVEFAIALVPGMRPILIAPYRMSPLEMSELKAQLEDLISKRFIRPSVSQWGALVLLVKKKGRSMYLCVDYRQLNKVTIKNKYLLPRIDDLMDQLQGAEVFSKIDV, encoded by the exons ATGGCGGTGTTAGAGAATATggttgctgctatgcaagccactgctgaggcgtTGGGGCAGCAGATGAACAATAATGGTAATGGGGGAAACAACGAAAATGGGCTGATGATGCTGTCAGCATTCATGAAGGCTAATCCATCAGT gccatggagtgAGCACTACAAGCACAGCAGGTACCTGAAGAGCAGTGTGTCGAGTTTGCTACCTATCAGCTCACTGGGTAAGCAATGCATTGATG ATTTTCTCGTAGTTGTCAGGGAGATCcgagacttcgaggaatggaagtgtattaagtatgaaggaggactccAGAGTAACATCTTCAGTTCAGTAGGGCCAATGGAGATCAGGACTTTCTCCGAATTGGTGAATAAGAGCAGAGTGACTAAAGACTATGTAAAAAGGGCGGCTATAGAAAAAGGGAGTCATAGGGGGCTTTTTTACCAGAACCGAGGGAGAAGCTTTGCTCCTAGGAGTCAGCCTTTCAAGCATGGAGGCTTTGTACCACAGCAGACTCAGGGTCAGAATAACTTTAGAAGGCCTAACAACAACAATTTTCCgggaagaagatttgggaagcagcctctgAATGAGCAAGGTTGTGCTAGATGTGGGAGTCATCATCTGGGTGCTCCGTGTAAAGCCGATTGGGGCTTGTGTTACTCATGTGGGAAGGTGGGGCATAAAGCCTCAAACTGTTCGGAGAAGCAGAGACGGGGTACTGAGAGAGCACAGGAGCCTGTTCGGGTGTTCACTACCTCAGCT GCTAACGAGTTAGGATTGAAAATTGTGGTTTTGGGCTACGATTTGAAGGTGTATAATGTCACTCATGAAGCCATGGTGACTAGGTTAGGATGTCCGCAAGTTTCATTTAGGGTTAAGCAATGTGATTTTGTCCATGACTTAATTTGCTTGCCGATgaccggtcttgatcttatcttggggttGGACTGGTTGTCTAAAAACCATGTTTTGCTGGACTCTTTTGAGAAATCGTTGTATTTCATGCCAGAGGAATCAAAAGGGCCGATTATG GGCGTTATGCTGTTAGCTGCGAGTGTGTCGGTTGAGGAACAAAGTTTAGAGAAAGTTCCGGTTGCTTGTGAATTTCCTAAAGTCTTTCCAAACGACATTGACAAATTCCTTCCTGCCCGGGAGGTTGAATTTGCAATTGCGTTGGTACCTGGAATGAGGCCAATCTTGATTGCCCCTTACAGAATGTCGCCTTTAGAAATGTCCGAGCTCAAGGCTCAGTTGGAAGATTTAATAAGTAAACGCTTCATCCGGCCTAGTGTGTCTCAGTGGGGAGCGCTGGTGTTACTGGTGAAGAAGAAAGGCAGGAGTATGTATCTCTGTGTAGACTACAGGCAACTGAACaaggtcacaataaagaataagtacctgCTGCCGAGGATTgacgatctcatggatcagttacaaggagccgaAGTTTTCTCTAAGATTGATGtgtga